In Amycolatopsis solani, a single window of DNA contains:
- a CDS encoding MbtH family protein — protein sequence MSNPFEDENGTFLVLVNAENQHSLWPSTVDVPAGWRTVHGEDTRAACLEYVEQNWTDLRPASLVAAMR from the coding sequence ATGAGCAACCCCTTCGAAGACGAGAACGGCACCTTCCTGGTCCTGGTCAATGCCGAGAACCAGCACTCGCTCTGGCCGTCCACTGTGGACGTCCCGGCGGGCTGGCGGACCGTGCACGGCGAGGACACCCGCGCCGCGTGCCTGGAGTACGTCGAGCAGAACTGGACCGACCTGCGCCCGGCGAGCCTCGTCGCCGCGATGCGCTGA
- a CDS encoding MFS transporter, whose translation MAGSGAGVAEPGAVTEPRDAAGVAPGPEASRAGKALPAAAAETRSATLEPSTAVKPRALPAPFLGLVFAMGLSSFGDAVWLIALSVTLVGTAGPALAGLVLALGSLPKVLTLLVGGAVADRTGPRRVLITTDLLRAGAMLGGAAAVLVAGPSVPLLAGLIVVMAVASAFFIPASDALRPNLLPPEHLVRGNAVYLAAVRGGQAGGGALGSWLAGLGGLVTVAVVNGVSFLVSAVAAGNTKTLTSKEPRERVKVRQLAKDVGEGCRYVAKRPALRTAMIVTGLLELSGAGPINLGLVLLGGSQGAGWLLTAMTLGASLAFVVSVKWPPREKAGRLATAGLAAQAGCLALLATGSTAVGIAAFFALGLVAGLTALVLVSLAQRWATPEMRGRVMSILALFTLAATPVGNLLIGVMVEALGVPLTMLAHAAVALVALALLVATPALGRAALTEEKKS comes from the coding sequence GTGGCCGGATCGGGTGCGGGCGTGGCCGAGCCGGGTGCGGTGACCGAGCCTCGCGATGCGGCGGGCGTGGCGCCCGGCCCGGAAGCGAGCCGCGCGGGCAAAGCGCTGCCCGCCGCCGCGGCCGAGACCCGGTCGGCCACTCTCGAACCGAGCACCGCCGTCAAGCCTCGCGCGCTGCCCGCGCCCTTCCTCGGTCTCGTCTTCGCCATGGGCCTGTCCTCCTTCGGGGACGCGGTCTGGCTCATCGCCCTCTCCGTCACGCTCGTCGGCACCGCCGGGCCCGCGCTCGCCGGCCTGGTCCTCGCCCTCGGGTCCCTCCCCAAAGTCCTCACCCTCCTGGTCGGCGGCGCCGTCGCCGATCGGACCGGGCCGCGGCGGGTGCTGATCACCACCGATCTCTTGCGGGCCGGGGCCATGCTCGGTGGGGCCGCCGCCGTGCTCGTGGCCGGGCCCTCCGTTCCGCTCCTCGCCGGGCTGATCGTCGTCATGGCCGTCGCCAGTGCCTTCTTCATCCCCGCCTCCGACGCGCTGCGGCCTAACCTGCTCCCGCCCGAGCACCTGGTGCGGGGCAACGCCGTCTACCTCGCCGCCGTGCGTGGGGGGCAGGCCGGGGGTGGGGCACTCGGGTCGTGGCTGGCCGGGCTCGGGGGGCTCGTCACCGTCGCCGTCGTCAACGGGGTCAGCTTCCTCGTCTCCGCCGTCGCCGCCGGGAACACCAAGACGCTGACCAGCAAAGAACCGCGGGAGCGGGTCAAGGTCCGGCAGCTCGCGAAGGACGTCGGCGAAGGCTGCCGCTACGTCGCGAAACGGCCTGCCCTGCGGACCGCCATGATCGTCACCGGGCTGCTCGAACTCAGCGGGGCCGGGCCGATCAACCTCGGGCTCGTCCTGCTGGGCGGGAGCCAGGGAGCGGGCTGGCTGCTCACCGCCATGACGCTCGGCGCGTCGCTCGCCTTCGTCGTGTCGGTCAAGTGGCCGCCGCGCGAGAAGGCCGGGCGGCTCGCCACCGCTGGGCTCGCCGCGCAGGCCGGGTGTCTCGCGCTGCTCGCCACCGGGTCGACGGCCGTCGGCATCGCCGCCTTCTTCGCGCTCGGGCTCGTCGCCGGCCTGACGGCGCTCGTGCTCGTCAGCCTCGCCCAGCGATGGGCCACGCCGGAGATGCGCGGGCGCGTGATGTCGATCCTCGCGCTGTTCACCCTGGCCGCCACGCCGGTCGGGAACCTGCTGATCGGCGTCATGGTCGAGGCGCTCGGCGTCCCGCTCACCATGCTCGCCCACGCCGCGGTCGCGCTCGTCGCGCTCGCCCTGCTCGTCGCCACCCCGGCACTCGGCCGGGCCGCCCTCACAGAGGAGAAGAAATCATGA
- a CDS encoding glutamate synthase-related protein: protein MTALQASGFPEDLVRERARSGAAAVFPSATSYGTSLFGGSSSDSADLLESARLVPPVFVPRRLEKLIELGREPLYGDVSLSTSIGGFASSLPVYLSAFGSTQVAGAGLGAAASAQAGRLGIPMVIGENVVPVHGHGRAGGPSAGTLLERLRAYGDAVPDGLGGVVVQQSTEDADAEVWNLVYSDPSAASLLESGRLAFELKVGQGAKPGLGGMTLVSPSDAASLASLYAVDLTLGSSVLRSSSPGTFTPEILRQQIRLMRNNFPRAGVWVKLPPGRDVASAASVAWEAGADAVTVDGAEGGSGWTPLSFGPVGLPLGECLSRIGAPAGCLLASGRMWEGTRVAKVLALGARAAGLGRAALLAVDTDPESGLVRFAEALALELRLLLSALGQYQPDALTPEDVWFPGTSVPVREQVLS, encoded by the coding sequence GTGACCGCGTTGCAGGCTTCGGGGTTCCCCGAGGATCTCGTCCGGGAGCGGGCCCGATCCGGGGCCGCGGCGGTGTTCCCTTCGGCTACTTCGTATGGGACTTCCTTGTTCGGCGGGTCTTCGTCCGATTCCGCGGATCTCTTGGAGTCGGCGCGGCTGGTCCCGCCGGTGTTCGTGCCGCGGCGGCTGGAGAAGCTGATCGAGCTGGGCCGCGAGCCGCTGTACGGCGACGTCTCGCTGTCGACGTCGATCGGCGGGTTCGCGTCCTCGCTGCCGGTGTACCTGTCGGCGTTCGGTTCGACGCAGGTGGCGGGCGCGGGGCTCGGCGCGGCGGCTTCGGCGCAGGCCGGCCGGCTCGGGATCCCGATGGTGATCGGCGAGAACGTCGTCCCGGTGCACGGCCACGGCCGGGCCGGCGGTCCGTCGGCGGGCACGTTGCTGGAGCGCCTGCGCGCGTACGGCGACGCGGTCCCGGACGGCCTCGGCGGCGTCGTCGTGCAGCAGAGCACGGAGGACGCCGACGCGGAGGTCTGGAACCTGGTGTATTCCGACCCGTCGGCGGCTTCGCTGCTCGAGTCCGGGCGGCTGGCGTTCGAGCTGAAGGTGGGGCAGGGCGCGAAGCCCGGGCTGGGTGGGATGACGCTGGTTTCGCCTTCTGACGCTGCTTCGCTCGCTTCTCTTTATGCGGTGGACCTGACGCTGGGGTCTTCGGTGCTGCGGAGCAGTTCGCCCGGGACGTTCACGCCGGAGATCCTGCGGCAGCAGATCCGCCTGATGCGCAACAACTTTCCGCGCGCCGGGGTGTGGGTGAAGCTCCCGCCAGGCCGCGACGTCGCTTCGGCGGCTTCGGTGGCGTGGGAGGCCGGCGCGGACGCGGTGACGGTCGACGGCGCGGAGGGTGGTTCGGGCTGGACGCCGTTGTCGTTCGGCCCGGTCGGGCTCCCGCTGGGTGAGTGCCTGTCCCGCATCGGCGCACCGGCCGGGTGCCTGCTGGCGTCGGGCCGGATGTGGGAAGGCACCCGGGTGGCGAAGGTCCTGGCGCTGGGCGCCCGCGCGGCGGGCCTCGGCCGGGCGGCGCTGCTGGCGGTCGACACGGATCCGGAGTCCGGGCTGGTGCGGTTCGCGGAGGCGCTGGCCTTGGAGCTGCGGCTGCTGCTGAGCGCGTTGGGGCAGTACCAGCCGGACGCGCTGACCCCGGAGGACGTCTGGTTCCCGGGCACGTCCGTCCCGGTCCGCGAGCAGGTGCTGTCATGA
- a CDS encoding asparagine synthetase A gives MEYTDPPDPRTHLTSETTRHVLGLQHKLLAEARAFLGARGFTELLPPVIGPVTDPGGRGAKQVDVDFYGHRYKLMTSAILYKQASLLGFSKIFYVAPNVRLEPLETANTSRHLAEFHQLDVEVAGASRDDVLDLLQDLVAHVVRRVVEDAGDVLEALGRDSGAFTDLLGGAFGRLSHATAVETLRELGHPQSADAEIDWAGEAILSEKHARPFFLVDYPKGSRGFYDRESVSTPGVLRNFDLIAPEGYGELCSGSEREHDYGRIVTRMRETGENPAKYAWYLDLVRAGIPASAGFGLGVQRFTRYVAGLDAVWQATAFPKLPGVVSP, from the coding sequence ATGGAGTACACCGATCCGCCGGACCCGCGCACGCACCTGACCTCCGAGACCACGCGGCACGTGCTGGGCCTCCAGCACAAGCTGCTCGCCGAGGCACGCGCGTTCCTCGGCGCCCGCGGCTTCACCGAGCTGCTGCCCCCGGTGATCGGCCCGGTCACCGATCCGGGCGGCCGCGGCGCGAAGCAGGTGGACGTCGACTTCTACGGTCACCGCTACAAGCTGATGACCAGCGCGATCCTGTACAAGCAGGCGTCGCTGCTGGGCTTTTCGAAGATCTTCTACGTCGCGCCGAACGTCCGGCTCGAGCCGCTGGAGACGGCGAACACGAGCCGGCACCTGGCCGAGTTCCACCAGCTCGACGTCGAGGTCGCGGGGGCGTCCCGCGACGACGTGCTCGACCTGCTGCAGGACCTGGTGGCGCACGTGGTGCGCCGGGTCGTCGAGGACGCGGGCGACGTGCTGGAAGCGCTGGGCCGCGACTCGGGCGCGTTCACCGATCTGCTCGGCGGCGCGTTCGGCAGGCTGTCGCACGCGACCGCCGTCGAGACGCTGCGCGAGCTCGGGCACCCGCAGAGCGCGGACGCCGAGATCGACTGGGCGGGCGAGGCGATCCTGTCGGAGAAGCACGCGCGGCCGTTCTTCCTCGTCGACTACCCGAAGGGCTCGCGCGGGTTCTACGACCGGGAAAGCGTTTCCACGCCGGGGGTGCTGCGCAACTTCGACCTGATCGCGCCCGAGGGGTACGGCGAGCTGTGTTCCGGCAGCGAGCGCGAGCACGACTACGGCCGGATCGTCACGCGGATGCGCGAGACGGGCGAGAACCCGGCGAAGTACGCGTGGTACCTCGACCTGGTCCGGGCCGGGATCCCGGCGAGCGCCGGGTTCGGGCTGGGCGTGCAGCGGTTCACGCGGTACGTCGCCGGGCTGGACGCGGTGTGGCAGGCGACCGCGTTCCCGAAGCTGCCGGGGGTGGTCTCGCCGTGA
- a CDS encoding methylaspartate mutase, protein MTAARSVFSAFVAEHRRRRTLVVQPRMGFSDPAAMRRGLHAVAGAGVPAVGTVTLDSYTRTGQHDLAAMSIQSGVPLNGYPLVALGPAVTAELVADLPGFPVQVRHGSAQPEDIFAVMLESGLDASEGGPVSYCLPYSSVPLRTAAKSWSRSASLLAGQAVDCHLESFGGCMLGQLCPPGLLVALSVLECLFFAEHGVRSVSASYAQQTSPEQDAEALWAMRRLCAEELSTVDHHIVLYTYMGLFPESAAGARELVAESVRLAVRTGTERLIVKTTAEAHRIPTVEENVSALRLAHATALEQPAPGAPPGETEVYAQARLLVDEVRSLAPTLTEALPAAFERGLLDVPYCLHPDNGGETRCVLDDEGRLQWWHTGRMPLPPALGGRRGHDRVSATRLLADLSYHRRRLDPVLS, encoded by the coding sequence GTGACCGCTGCCCGGTCGGTGTTCAGCGCGTTCGTGGCCGAGCACCGCCGCCGCCGGACGCTCGTCGTCCAGCCGCGGATGGGGTTCTCCGACCCGGCCGCGATGCGCCGCGGGCTGCACGCGGTGGCCGGGGCCGGCGTCCCGGCCGTCGGCACCGTGACGCTCGACAGCTACACCCGCACCGGGCAGCACGACCTCGCCGCGATGTCGATCCAGTCCGGGGTCCCGCTCAACGGCTACCCGCTGGTGGCGCTGGGCCCGGCCGTCACCGCCGAGCTGGTCGCGGACCTGCCCGGCTTCCCCGTCCAGGTCCGGCACGGCTCGGCGCAGCCCGAAGACATCTTCGCCGTGATGCTCGAATCCGGTCTCGACGCTTCCGAAGGCGGGCCGGTGTCCTACTGCCTGCCCTACAGCAGCGTGCCGCTGCGGACGGCGGCGAAGTCGTGGTCGCGCTCGGCGTCGCTGCTGGCCGGGCAGGCCGTGGACTGCCACCTGGAGAGCTTCGGCGGCTGCATGCTCGGCCAGCTGTGCCCGCCGGGCCTGCTCGTCGCGTTGTCGGTGCTGGAGTGCCTGTTCTTCGCCGAGCACGGCGTGCGCAGCGTGTCGGCCAGCTACGCGCAGCAGACGAGCCCCGAGCAGGACGCCGAAGCGCTGTGGGCGATGCGGCGGCTGTGCGCCGAGGAACTGTCCACTGTGGACCACCACATCGTGCTCTACACCTACATGGGGCTGTTCCCCGAGTCCGCGGCCGGGGCGCGGGAGCTGGTCGCCGAGAGCGTGCGGCTGGCCGTGCGCACCGGCACCGAGCGGCTGATCGTCAAGACCACCGCGGAAGCGCACCGGATCCCGACCGTCGAAGAGAACGTCTCGGCGCTCCGGCTGGCGCACGCGACCGCGCTGGAGCAGCCCGCGCCGGGCGCGCCGCCGGGCGAGACCGAGGTCTACGCCCAGGCGCGGCTGCTCGTCGACGAGGTGCGCTCGCTCGCCCCGACGCTGACCGAGGCGCTGCCGGCGGCGTTCGAGCGCGGCCTGCTCGACGTCCCGTACTGCCTGCACCCCGACAACGGCGGCGAAACCCGGTGCGTGCTCGACGACGAAGGCCGCCTCCAGTGGTGGCACACCGGCCGGATGCCGCTGCCGCCCGCGCTGGGCGGCCGCCGCGGCCACGACCGGGTCAGCGCGACCCGGCTGCTCGCCGACCTGTCCTACCACCGCCGACGGCTCGACCCGGTCCTGTCCTGA
- a CDS encoding cobalamin B12-binding domain-containing protein, with translation MTTFQIEQTPDRPAVSAEPALKFVLSSVQSDSHMWNLVALQLIMEEMGHEVVNLGACVPVGRLLEACRAERPDCLVISTINGHGHVDGARVISALRADAVLAGLPAVIGGKLGVHGDANSALEAELLALGYDAVFHVGAGDSGQAIESFREFVAANIRTLR, from the coding sequence ATGACCACCTTCCAGATCGAGCAGACCCCGGACCGGCCCGCCGTGTCCGCGGAACCTGCGCTGAAGTTCGTCCTGTCCAGCGTCCAGTCCGACTCGCACATGTGGAACCTCGTCGCCCTCCAGCTGATCATGGAGGAAATGGGCCACGAGGTGGTCAACCTCGGCGCCTGCGTCCCGGTCGGCCGGCTGCTGGAAGCGTGCCGCGCCGAGCGGCCGGACTGCCTGGTGATCAGCACCATCAACGGCCACGGCCACGTCGACGGCGCCCGGGTGATCTCCGCGCTGCGCGCCGACGCCGTCCTGGCCGGCCTGCCCGCCGTGATCGGCGGCAAGCTCGGCGTCCACGGCGACGCGAACAGCGCGCTGGAGGCCGAGCTGCTGGCGCTGGGCTACGACGCGGTCTTCCACGTCGGCGCCGGCGATTCCGGCCAGGCGATCGAGTCCTTCCGCGAGTTCGTCGCCGCGAACATCCGGACCTTGCGGTGA